The Juglans regia cultivar Chandler chromosome 1, Walnut 2.0, whole genome shotgun sequence nucleotide sequence CTCCTTAGGACAGAGCTACGATCGCTAGAGCTAATCCTGCTCAGGTTGTTCTTGCATCGCCATGAGGTTACTATATCATAAATCCTCACTTGATATGAGAAAACCATCACAAATGACTCTTATCAAGTCAGCTTGTGATGCTAACTATGAGTTCTCTGAAACTAGATTCTTCTTCATAAGTATACAATCAACCCAATACAAGATACTTCACTTGCTGCTCGTCGGTTTCAAGACCAATATTACTCAATAGTGTCACAAagtactagaaaaaaaaaacgtgttgGATTTTGAGGGGTAAACACCTAGCAGGAAACAAGCATATTGATCCTCGAGGATCTCGACCATACGATATTACAAAAGGGTATTGCTATATCACACTCTACTATTCATCACACTTTCCACACACttcacatagttttttttttttctttttttttttcaccccagcacAGGGCTGCTTCACACAGTAGTGTGTGAAGCAGATTTATTCATTACAAAACCTTTACATGTCCTTGAAATTCTAAAATTCCTAGCAGCCAACAGTATATCAGTGATAATCTTATCCGCAACATCCTAAAAGTATAGCTATCTATGAGTTACGGAATGCAGATATTCCTCgttttttcaagtttcaaatcGGTGTATGGTTCTCATTGCATTTTGGTTGGATAAAGTAATAACGAACAGGCAGAGCCGCAGAGGCTCGCATTTGGAAACTTGAAAGACCATCATGAACAGAAACATTATGCAGACCGCGGGATTGAGAAACTATAAATTGGAATCTAAAAAGACGAACACACAGTATAAGACAAGGCATGGATCGTTCCATTGCGAACTCAAACCCgcgatatatataaaattaaaacataatcattCAATACACATCATACCCTAAGTATCTGAAGCTTGGTGGAGAAAGCAATGGCAACCCAATCGGGCTGGGACGAGGACCACTGCAGCTGCTCGATCTCCGCCCCGGCCGTGTACGCGAGAATAGGATCCAGGCCACCCTCGACAGGTTGGCCCATGGAGGACAAGTCCCAAATCAAGGCCTGGGAATCATCCCCGGCCGTGCAGATGTGGCAGGAACTGTGGGGAGCCCAGGCAATAGCATTGACGGAAGCCTGATGCCTCTGCAATTCAACGACAGGAAGCGTGGGGTAGCGGATGTCAAGGACGACGACTTTAGAGCTGTCCATGATGATTGTGGCCATATACCTGGGGTCCTGCTTGTTCCAGCCGAGGCGGACCAAGGGGGTGTCAGGCTCGGAGCTCTCGTAGATGATGGTGGAGTGCTCCTTGTCACGAAGATCGAAGACGCGGACGGAGCCGTCGGCGGAGACGGATGCAAAGACACTGACTCCGCCCCAGGCGATGTCGTATACCTCCTTATCGTGAGCAATGAGCTGGGTGTCGACGATTTCGCGATCTATGTCCCAGATGGTGCAGGTGGTATCGATGCTGGAGGTGCCGATGCGCTTGGGCTCGGCGTCGTTCCAGTCGAAGGAGGTGAGGGGACCGCAGAAGTCGCTGTTCT carries:
- the LOC109001278 gene encoding WD repeat-containing protein LWD1; this encodes MGASSDPNQDGSDEQQKRSEIYTYEAPWHIYAMNWSVRRDKKYRLAIASLLEQYPNRVEIVQLDDSNGEIRSDPNLSFEHPYPPTKTIFIPDKECQKPDLLATSSDFLRVWRISDDHRVELKSLLNGNKNSDFCGPLTSFDWNDAEPKRIGTSSIDTTCTIWDIDREIVDTQLIAHDKEVYDIAWGGVSVFASVSADGSVRVFDLRDKEHSTIIYESSEPDTPLVRLGWNKQDPRYMATIIMDSSKVVVLDIRYPTLPVVELQRHQASVNAIAWAPHSSCHICTAGDDSQALIWDLSSMGQPVEGGLDPILAYTAGAEIEQLQWSSSQPDWVAIAFSTKLQILRV